From a single Drosophila sulfurigaster albostrigata strain 15112-1811.04 chromosome 3, ASM2355843v2, whole genome shotgun sequence genomic region:
- the LOC133841403 gene encoding uncharacterized protein LOC133841403 isoform X2 yields the protein MISRRFSLLVALISPIGIYAFFEFNNAKCIIRNPEVLTFDYCYLRSVNRTYKYFSMKTKFLSLPVDNTWVYKRDNRHIFDRYNVTVDGCRFLRERNNALVNVLFGIFEEFSNLNHTCPFDHDILIEKLPVQHVNTLIKYIVPDGRYILNTTWSIRKVPFAEIIVYFTKF from the exons ATGATTTCACGGCGATTTTCGCTACTCGTTGCTTTAATAAGCCCAATTGGA atttatgcattttttgaatttaacaatGCCAAGTGTATTATAAGAAACCCAGAAGTGTTGACATTTGACTATTGCTATCTAAGGTCCGTTAATCGtacttacaaatatttttccatGAAAACTAAGTTTTTGTCCTTGCCTGTTGATAACACTTGG GTGTACAAGAGAGACAACAGGCACATCTTTGATCGATATAATGTCACTGTTGATGGTTGCAGATTTCTGAGGGAACGTAATAATGCGCTCGTTAACGTCTTATTTGGCATCTTTGAGGAGTTTTCGAATCTCAATCACACTTGTCCCTTTGAT CATGATATACTTATAGAAAAGCTTCCGGTGCAACATGTCAATAcgctaattaaatatattgttcCTGATGGCcgatatatactaaataccaCCTGGAGTATTCGAAAAGTTCCATTTGCTGAGATCATTGTGTactttacaaaattttaa
- the LOC133841403 gene encoding uncharacterized protein LOC133841403 isoform X1, with product MISRRFSLLVALISPIGIYAFFEFNNAKCIIRNPEVLTFDYCYLRSVNRTYKYFSMKTKFLSLPVDNTWVSLKVYKRDNRHIFDRYNVTVDGCRFLRERNNALVNVLFGIFEEFSNLNHTCPFDHDILIEKLPVQHVNTLIKYIVPDGRYILNTTWSIRKVPFAEIIVYFTKF from the exons ATGATTTCACGGCGATTTTCGCTACTCGTTGCTTTAATAAGCCCAATTGGA atttatgcattttttgaatttaacaatGCCAAGTGTATTATAAGAAACCCAGAAGTGTTGACATTTGACTATTGCTATCTAAGGTCCGTTAATCGtacttacaaatatttttccatGAAAACTAAGTTTTTGTCCTTGCCTGTTGATAACACTTGG GTCTCTTTGAAGGTGTACAAGAGAGACAACAGGCACATCTTTGATCGATATAATGTCACTGTTGATGGTTGCAGATTTCTGAGGGAACGTAATAATGCGCTCGTTAACGTCTTATTTGGCATCTTTGAGGAGTTTTCGAATCTCAATCACACTTGTCCCTTTGAT CATGATATACTTATAGAAAAGCTTCCGGTGCAACATGTCAATAcgctaattaaatatattgttcCTGATGGCcgatatatactaaataccaCCTGGAGTATTCGAAAAGTTCCATTTGCTGAGATCATTGTGTactttacaaaattttaa
- the LOC133842317 gene encoding uncharacterized protein LOC133842317: MAKEVITTDQLKYYRLVADNDDRSKERWQKNFSWYPGRQNIEFSRVAQIYCDSRHTYGDETFMKYAQRKRLHNKYTTTVKH; this comes from the exons ATGGCTAAGGAAGTCATTACCACAGATCAGCTGAAGTATTACCGTTTGGTAGCCGATAACGATGATCGATCTAAGGAGCGTTGGCAAAAGAACTTTAGCTGGTATCCGGGCCGTCAGAATATTGAATTTAGTCGCGTTGCTCAGATCTATTGCGACAGTCGTCATACGTACGGAGATGAAACATTTATGAAATATGCCCAACGCAAAAGGCTgcacaataaatataccactACCGTTAAACAT TGA